The Kryptolebias marmoratus isolate JLee-2015 linkage group LG21, ASM164957v2, whole genome shotgun sequence genome segment AATCAGTGACTGCTCTGAACTGCAGGCTGGAAACTTTGACTCCTAAGTCAAGGTGTTTTAAGTCGTGCAGAACTTGATTTGGTTGTTCCTTcctggaacaaaaacaacaggtaTTCTCTGAAAATTGTTATCTGGCAGCATTTTGTCCAGCCCCATCCAATGTGAAGTAATGCTCTCAGAGCCAATACAAATGCTGAGTTTTGATAAATTTCCCTGCTAAGTCAGAAGAAAACCTGGTCGTTTTAGCCTGTAGCTTTTGTAACCGTTCATTGGCGTTGCCATCATCAAATTACAATTCGCCcgcgtttttttcttttggttttatttttaattttaacatccAGTATGTTGACTTTTTGTCAGTAAAACTACAGGTTTAAATAATGTCCAACTATTGCGGtgtagttttatttgcatttgatAGTGACCTGgcgtttttaaaaacatgcttgaAGTTGATAAGATGTGATGCATGCTTGTGTCCCCCtccccaaaaaacaaatcttaaacagtttttttttgttgtttttttacatctctGGCAGCTTTTCCCGTACAACGAGGATGCTGGTGTCCTCATCGGCACCAGGAAGAAAACCAGCCTGGTAGCCTCACTTGCTGATATCGCCTGGATTGACAGGGAtgaagaggatgatgatgattacCTTGGCAGACCCCAGTGAGAGCAGCACAATGATCCAGAAGAAAACCTTTTCTAGACCAGAAGGTTTAAGAATTGATGTGCTCATGTGAAAAGTGTTCAGAAATATGTGATCTAGTTGTATTTATGGCCTCGTTGGAACAGGTCGGGGATCCCGCCGGGGTTCGTTTTTCGAGCCCAAAGGCCTCATCCTCGGAGAAAACCCCTCACGCGTCAGAGGTCACTACCCAGCCTGCACCAGGGCGCTTCGGACCCGCAGGGGGCATCGGCCACGAACGATGAGGCGATCCAGAAGATCAGCGCTTTGGAGACTGAACTCGCCAAACTCAGAGCTCAGATAGCTCAGATCGTCTTGGCTCAGGAAAAGACTGCACAGTCAGGTTTCTGGATTTATTCCCCACAGCAGAAATTAACTGGGAATTCTGTTCAGTTTCGCTGTAATTCTGTAACTTCTCCACAAGGTGGCAGCAGAATCTTACATGTTACACAGCTTTCAACtcgtcttttcttttctttgtttccttcagcTGCTACTACAGGGGCACCACCCCCTCCACCTTCTGGTACTCTTCCTCCTTGtcctcctcccccaccccctccacctcTACCACCACCAGGACTACAGCGGACATTTTCAGCCATCGATTTGATAAAAGAGCGCAGAGGAAGGAAGACAAATGGTCCGATAGCGCTAGACTCAAAGGCGACAGAAATCCCCAGCATGCTTGAAATCTTAAAGGACATCAACAAAGTTAAGCTGCGGTCTGTAAAAAGGTGCGTCTGAACTTCAGTGCTCGATCAGTCACAGTAAAattgatgttttgttgtcaaTTGTGACCCCATTTACCGTTTATTGAATTGACAGTGCAGCTCAGTCTGACGCCTTCAGTTCACAGGATTCTGAGTGAACTGAAAGCATCAACTCTTGtaatattattactattattaatGCTTTCATCGCCTTGTTCCATTTTCCTAGTCGGTCAGTGGAAGACGAGGCCCAGGCGAAGTCGCAGGGGCCAGCAGACGCTGCAGCGCTCATCGCTGAAGCCCTGAAGCGCAAGTTCGCTCATCGCTATCGACGAGGCAGCGGACAGGAAGACAAGGAAGACTTCCAACTTCCTGTCCCCGAGGTCAAACCTCAAACTGAAGCCCCTCTGGTGAGCAACGTGCTTTTAAGCTTGTCGTCTGATTTATATCTGGAGAGCTGTGTGTTGACGTGGATAAAGGCTTGAAATTCTGTTTTGAAttaattcaactttttttgCGTTTTCTGTccagctctgtttttaaaatcttacgtttttgtattttacccCCACAGTTTGGGCAGCACATGTTGAAACAGACTGGAAAGAGGAAGTTTCTGTGATCAGGTGAAGCTGAGCTGCTGATCCAAGCGTTCTCTGGACTCTTTAAAGCGCCTTGTTCATCTTTTCAGCTTCTGCCCTGATTTATTCTGGCTAGCCCAAATATCAGTCATCCGATTCTTCCTGACCGTATTTTGCACTTTTATGTCAGCCTTAGGCTTTACAAACATCATTTTCTGTTGTGAACGTCCAACACCAACAgattaataactttatttttagttattctTTAGACATTAAGTTAATTTTATTGCACATAGAATGGGTGATCAATTGTGCGCCCTTATTTCTGAGGGGTGGGTAAAAGCCAGAAAGCTCATAAAGTGTGGAAGAAAGGAGCAatttctgacttgttgaatttCGCACAGTATTGTTTAAATAGATACACAAATTAAGGACTAATTTATGTTTGGGAGCTGgctatttataaaactgtaacTTCTGTTTTTAGCAGTGAATTATGTTTTAGATCTTTCCGTCGATTCTTAAGAGTCACATCTGTTCAAGGTTTGTTACAGCTGCTCCTTCTGGATGTGTTGCagattttaagtatttttctgatgttttatttgccTTTAAGAGCCAAAGACATTCCACTCTTCGCCCtgctacattttgctttttgcaagacttccctgtttttatttctctatttaaattaagaaaaccTTAAACTCTAAGTTCATGGGTCTCAGTGAAGAATGAAGGTGAAGTGAAGTTTTATCAGTTCCTACCTCTGTGTTCAGGAGTCTCCTTTTGTCCTAAAAAACAAGTCCTAATTAAGATTTCATAAGTAATTTGCACATTCTGATGCCAACATTTGTGACAAAGTAGAGCTTTGCTGTTTTAATCAACActaatacctttttttttttaataagggAAGAACTGGATgtgtcagtttttaatttacgGTTCAAGATTTTGAACAGGAAATGTCTGAAGTTTCTAAGCTTGTAATAAAAGTTGAATTCTCctgacttctttgtttttattaactcgTTTAAAGCTCTCGTGGTCCAATGAGAACGTCTTGAAATTTGCCAAATTTGGGACcataatgaacatttttaatctGATTTGACATTTTATAGATAGGTGGTGAGTAATAAAGAGTCTGAATCCcataaaaatcagcaaaatattttataaatcaatcaatcaataattgaactgtaagaaaacaatcattgggtTAATGTTTGCtctcaacctaatttaagatggctgacctttagtaaaacataaaaatggctgaaactcagccagttttagagatacagagctaaaatttgatgtggtagtagctgagagtcacgtTTAATCCATATTTCAAGCTAACAGATTATGAGATGTAGCATaaaggttggaccaaaatggctgaaagGCTGCGGGTGATACgcgtttttttattaaacatttctgGAGAGATTAAATGACCCTAACAAGTATCCGACTCCATGCTTGTGAAATTCAACAACAGGTTTTATTATTCAAATTGTAACTGCAACAGGCATGTATCAAAAAGGTCAATACAGCAAAGCCTTTACAAAATCTGGCTCGACACCGAAGTCTTCCCAAAAAATGGCTGTCGCAACAAATTGTAAACAGTTTCAACAGTCTTACAGCACTTACAGCAAAAATACGTATCAGCTAAAGTAAGAAAAGCACCTGTTATCGTTCAAAATgttccaacacaaacacaatgtgtGCCACTGTACAGAATCCGAAACAAACCCAACACAAAGAAATGGAATGTTCAAAATTCACTCGACTGTTCCGTTTccgtacaaaaaaaaaaaaaaagacagctggAGTTGTTCCtcaccaaaataaacaaaccaaaaaggcAAAAGGGATTGGACAGTGCATTCAAAGACGAGCACACCATGCACTTGATGGGAACAGGAGTCAGTTTGGTCACTTAGCATAGTTTGTGCATAGTTGTAAGGCATCAGTCGAGCAGTCCGTTAGGTTTCATGTGGCTGTGAGAGACATTCTGCTTAGAGGGAGCCTCTTTCTGCTTATCCGAGCAACTTCGCACCGTCTGCAGTCACCTCCTCTCcctcttaaaacaaacaaacaaagaaaaaaacccaaataaaaaaggaaaattcttGCAAAACCCTGAGCGAGTCGAGTTGCATGGAGTGAAGTTCCATTCCAGGTGAGACTGACCACTCTCCAGTCCGCCAGGGAAGCTCCCTGAATTCGACCAGGACTGGATGATCCAGAgaaatatacatacatacaaaaaagaaatttgtaCAATAATACCTTTTACAGGATGTAAGAGACAAAGCTGCATGTCCGACACCATCGCCGTCGTTTTGGAGTGCAGGGACACACGGTAGCACAGGCGGAGTCGTTTATGGCATCTGGTCTGTTTGAATAAAGTTCTGCTCATGGCTTCAACAGTGGGATGACGGTTCAGATgagttccttttattttcttcttctttcacatCTGTGCTCCGAAGGCAAAGCCGTGGAGCCGACGCGTTTCACTTCAGTTTCaaggggagaaaataaaataaaagtacaacaaaCACGGTGATGCGTAAACAGTCTTCGTAGAGGCAGCAGAAGGACTGGgcttgtcacatttttttttttttttttttctgtttttacataaGGAAGAATCTTCAATACAAATCCAACACGTCATCATCCTCAGGAGGGTCCCACATCGAAATACTCCGGTTGTCTCAGTTCAGTTCATTcttcaaatctttgttttcaaatggCACTTCAAAATaccaagtcttttttttcagtttatactGCTTTCCCCTTAAggttcaccaaaaaaaaaaaaaaaaaaaaaaaaaaaaaaagtggcaatTCAGTCAGTAATGCCAGAATTACagttaacaaataaataaagcaaataaaagaaatacagcaGTAGCCAAATGAGGTATCTATGTATTGCTCTATGCcaaaaaagaggaattaaaaattaaataaattaaataaaatcagtggtTTATCAAGATGGGAGGCCAAAGCAACGAGACAAAAACAAGGTGTTAGGATCAGGTGGGTCAGTGGCAAGGTGGACCGTCAGCGTGTGgccaggggtcaggggtcaggagGCCAAAGGGCATACAAGGAGTGTCAGGATTCTCTGCTTCCCTGAGGTATTTCTTTGGAGCTGCTTCctgtcgctgctgctgctgcggcgcTGTccgtggcggcggcggcgctgGGCTCCGCCTCCTCTGAGGCGGGGGTTTGCTCCTGCTGCAGGCCGCCCCAGCTGGCTTTGTTCAGCCCCATGTGGCCCAGCATAGTTTGGGACAGACGTGTGTCGGAGAAACGAGCCCACTCTGCAAACAGCGGCTCTGCCACGTAGGTCATAAAGCCTGGGGGGTGGGAACAGCCGCAGATTAGCCTTCGTATTAATTACAGGCTATAAATAACAGCAAATATCGATCATAGCCGCCATACTTGCCTATCTGAATGTTGCCAACggtgtttgtctctctgtcacAAAGTGGGCTGACTTCAAGTTTGTGCTTTTTCTCGATGTCTCCTGCATCAATTAGGGCAAAACGTACCGGATTAATTGTACTTGTGAACCACACTGCTATCACAGAACGACAGAAAAGCAGACAGGTACCCTGTTGGAAGAACTCCTCTGTCACTTTCTCACTCCACTGTTTGCTCAGCTCCCAGGGTCTGCAGGGGTTGCAGATGTCTGCACACTTCAGGGCCATCTGCGgcgacagaaacaaaacaagaacccGCCGGTGTTAGCCGACCGGCTCGAGCCGAGTGAAGTTAACGgccaaaataaagcaaaacgaCCTGCAGGACGAAGTGACGGTGACTGGCGCTGCTCAAGCACAGGTTGTCCTGGTCTAGGTGCGTGCGAAATCTGGACAGGTAGTCGTTCTGTCTGCTGATGTCCGTGGCCAGGATTAAGGAGCCCAAATCCCTCTCCATGTTGAGACTGGAGAGTCAGGAAGAAcatattgattgattgatttttaagcaaaaaactGACTCGTCTATCAGAGGTTTCTCCAGAATCCGACTGACCTGTCCTCTGTGGGTAAATGAGAGAACAGCCCGGTCTCTCTGAGGAGACCCACTGCAGACTTCCAGTGGTGGTTTTCCAGAACTGAGGTATTCTGTGAGTTAAAATAGGGacactttattaaaacacattatgctttttttcctgttgtaggCGAGGCAGGCTGCAGCGAGGCTGTTATGCTGTCTCACTCTGTAGAGTGTTGCTAGATAGTGGTCAGTCTTGATGAGGAAAGGCTGGTTGACCCCGGGGTGGTCCAGGTCATGTGTGGCTGCTGCTAGGAGTCCCAGGAGGATGTCATAAGATGTTAGAGACTTTGCAAGCTGCATTCAGAAgggaaaaaatgacaataagaTTATGAAAACTTGTTAATATTCAAGAAGACTTTCTAAAAAAAGCAcctcaaagaaagaaaatacttAAACTGTAAAGTTGTGTCTCACCATGGGCTCCTGCAGGAAGCAGAACATGGCTTGTGTGACATCTGCAGCATGAACAGAGTTATGATATGGGTTGTCGTTGTGGTAGTCCTCCTGAACCAAGACCAGAAACCTCCAGAGTTTGACCATATCCAGCTGGAAGAGCTCCACCAAGCCATACTGGTTCAGCAGGTGGAAGGTCAGGGTGATCAGGCTGTTCCCTGAGCACAATTAGCACAATTAGTCTCTGTTGTCGTTCTTACTCAGCATTTTTCAGAAATACTTTTGAACAGAAAGTTTGCAAAGTATCTCGGGGCTGGAAAACATCTGGAGACTATTGTCAGTAGGAAATGTGTCATTATATGTACGATATGGATTCACTGAAAGTCTGAAAGAAGCTGTAACTTATGGTAACTGTCTGTTTACACCAAAGCTAAACATTAAATCTTGATTTTATTTGCTGTATTGGATGGAATATATGAGTTTCAGTCAAGCTGCAAACGAGGATCTGGACAAACGCTACATGTTTGTCCAACAGATGGCACCAACACTTCAGATCTGAAGGTGAAGCTGGATTCTGCAGTCAGTGCATAACTTCTACTGTTGTGACATGAAACACTACTTGAGGTCATATTTTGCTTACCATTTGTCAACTTATCAAAgaggaaaatgtcaaaattcCAGTTGCCCACTTTCTCCAGCATGCACTACgagacagagaggggaaaaaggGATAAACGTGTAGGtgttaagtttaaaaatacatttctataGATGGGATCGAGGTGTTATTGTATGCAGGATGTGCGTCATACTCTAGCCTGTCCACTGTAGTCTTCATCGAGGATGGGGAGGGGGATCTGCTGGGTGATTCCCCGCAGCAGGCGGGACGAGTGCAGGTATCTCTGGAAGCTGAGCAGTCTGTGAACCCTCCTTTCAGTACCAGAGCTGGCCGACGGGGAGCCGCAGCCCAGCCGAGCTGCGCGCACAAATACGGTTCAAAACATGCAACACGTACAATATGTTCCCTATGTTCcctcgctctttttttttttttgttcccagaGGCTCATTAGGCTTGGAGAATCGTTTGGCCCGGAGAACCTCTGTGGGGATCTGACACCGACACAGTCGTATCCAAACAGTCGCTGCTGACACAGCCGCCTACTCATAAGCCTTTCGTCTGGGATCACGCAGTAGACATGCTTTGTCAGTggtctctctttcacacacacactcagctgcgAGGCCACTTTGTATAAACTGTAGCTGAACTCTGGAAATTAAATGTagccatttcagtttttataagcTTTCACTCGGTGTAAAGAGTGATATTAAAGTCACACACTTGTTTGCaaaagtcagagaaaaaaatcctTGATCAAATGTTAAAGTCCCACACCTCagtttcaggaaaaacaaactgtgttgttGTTAAAGCAGTCAAGAGGGTGATCCAAACTCACCGTGAAGAGTTCGGAAGTCGATGCAAAGGTAAGGGTGGGAGCTTCTTCGTTCGGGTTCAAATCCAACCTGACTTCTTACTCTCACATCTCCTAGAAGAAATTAACACTTATTTCCTCAAGATTTACataatgcaaaaagaaaagtgtctcAAATGAGCagcacttcattttttttttaaatcatcattaGGCTACActtctaatttgttttttgctttaagtTCCACGAGGATGGGCTTTACCACAGGACAAAGAACggagcagggaaaaaaaaaaaaagagataaaaccGAATTAGGTGGGAATTATTATCAACACAGCTGACAAACTGTCTCAGATATTTAGAAGAAAACTTttattggacaaaaaaaaaaattcaggttttctgtcaatatccaaagactgaacaaaaactTTGAACCCTAATAGccaattttgatgtttttatgagcgctatgctaatttttttttaaacttcaccaCAATATTTGTAATGTTGCTCTGATTTTTTATCACTGTAGCACCTCTTGAAGTGTATTTGCTCCGTTTTAACGTCTCTTTAAGGCACATCTCCAGAAAATGCTTTGTTTGACGTAAACTAAGCTTTAGTGAAAAAGCAATTCATGGTAAAGTTGACCAATAAAGGAGGACAAACAGTCCAAATGGAATATTTTATGCAGTTGAAGAGAACTAACTTTAATAAGGACTTCATGAGTTTGCAGATATTTCCTCACAGAAAAGGCTAATTCATGCTGACAATCACTATGGTCAACTTTAGGAGATAagaatttatgtatttatattttttgtttttgtaggtaTGCACCAATCAGGTGGCTAATAACAAAAAATCGGTTGATTTTCAGTTTGACGAATGATCCGGCAccttatttattgtattttttacagcTAAGCAGCTGATTTGCAAGACCTCAGTAAGGACGTTTTTACTGAGTGAAGACTCAAAGTTAGCTATGTGAAATATTTGTAAGGTGTTGGAAAATAAAGTCAGATGAAGCACTTGAGGTGTAAAAAACTACTAAAAAGAAACTAGTTTTTTTTCGTATGAAGGTCTGTCTGCTGCTCACTTTTCTGCTCAGGCTGTTAGTTTCCTTTATAAGGTCAGCTGCCTCTTCAAATTCAGCTGGTGCACGTTTATGTTTTGAGGACAAGTTAAGGATGTTAAAAGAGTCATAATCTGGTCTACAGAGATATGCTGTAACTATCTTTcagattgattttatttgtacaaataccTCAGCGGAGGAGGATCATTACTGATAATGTTAGAAGATGTAAAAGTTCTTCAATTCAATTAGAAAATGTATAGTTCTTAgagaaaaaatcaaaatagaCAGGTCAGATCAGAGCTCTGATCAGAGCAGCTCcaatttttattcaaagaaatgcaaataaaatctgttttgtttaagttttctttcttgtcaaaactgcagctgacaggaatTTACTTCTTTGGAGTCTTGACAGAAAACCCTTCAAATgtgtcactttaaataaaaagagatcTTATCCAAACAACATCCTTTTGAAGTGGGACATTAAAATGCCAAAACCCATCATTTTGGTACTTCCAGCAAATCATAACAAGCAGAAGCTGTGATTTCAAAAAGTCTGATTTGACCCAGGCTTTGTGTGTGCTATTCATGCGCAGGaacagtcacacacaaacacacactcccatGTCCCAGAAGAGGAAACAGACAGAGAAGTGAACAGCTGAGCATGCAATGCCATGTCAGGACAGTCTGCTCTACTATTAGTACTCAGAGGCACTGAGAGTAATCTAGAGTCCATCTATGACTGTTTTTAGTAGTCAGGCAGAGGAGCGGGCTCCAGGTTTGGACCCCGCGGACGGCGGACGGCTCGCTTGTAGTCTGCAGTCAGGAGCAGTGAAAGTATAGCAAGGTGACAGGATGGTGCCGTGACACTTatgcagcaaaatgctagtgTGTAGATCCAGGCAAGACTGCATATGGAGGTAAACTGATCAATGTGCTAAACAGTGAAATGTTATGTTTTCAGCATTGCACTTCAAATCGTCTATATGCATCAAGGAAAGAGAGGAAAAGTCACACGCATGTGTTCCCACAACCAGCACGTTACTTACTTGCAAACAGCTGTTTGAATACTACACAAGCTCCTATCAAGATACCAAAAACTAAGAATTACAATTCATGTCATGAGGAAGAAAAGGTACTTGTAAAGGTTCTGGACATGAAAAACATGGGGAGAAACGAAACAGTGCATGCATTCCTGAGCAGTGGCCGTGTGCCCGCACGTATGTTTATCTGTCACATCTGCAGAGACGGGTGCCAGGAGCtcagtgcgtgtgtgtgtgtgtttcagagtgtCACAGGGTCCATGttcccccccacccaccccctaCGGTGCATTAGTGCCGGTTCTTTGGGGGAGATGTAGGTCATGTCATTATAACTGATGTGGCGAAAGCTCTGAGTGCTGCTATTTGAAAGCACATCAGCATTAAGTTGGCAGACTAAAGCCCGGCTCAGGCAAACACCGGCCTGCATTAGTGCGCCTCTCCTCCTCACACTcaatttattctgaaaatctaCACACACAGATGCTTTATGCCGGTGACGTACGAGGCTGCCATCATATTTAGCCAAAgggaaatgattaaaaagctaaaaggtcCTGCAGTCTGCTCAATAAAACTCTTGTTTCTGTGACTAAGAAAGGAATTATCGAAAACTTacaaaagttttgaaaaatttaacaaaacaactcCTAAAAGACTAGACgataaagtcacaaaaaaacaaaatcttcatGCACACTCCAACAGATCTCTGAGGTCTAATCGCATCTGTTCTTAATTCCTTTATTGATTAGAAAGCAATGACTGGTCCATTCTCTTCCCAGATGCCTTTGACTCCATCTGACTGGCAGAGCTGCAAGCCCTCCACATCCTCTCATCCATTTTCTAAACTGCTTACGCTGTTTTGGAGAAGACACAAAGACACGTGTGGAAACACAGGCCAACACTTTGCACGCCAGTCTTCGTTCTGTTTAGGACCGAAATGAAAACCCGTACGTCTaacaaagtgtaaaataaaacgtaAAAGACTAAACACAACAGATACAAAcctgaaattagaaaaaaggcCAAGAATTAATTAGTTATTTACTTCAGCCTTCCCTCAGTCCAAGCCCCATTTCATTGCTTTTTAAACCATTACATATTAATGGATTTGTGTcatgtggaaagattatgaacaattaatatcttacctgttgcaggtagccatttgaacgacctcagtttggaaaatgtggtttaattctgaccagactgacaagctaatggctagttcaagGCCAAATCAAAGGGCTACCTACAAGTAagataggttttttttgtttccaacctttccacagagccctactttttcaaagatctgaactaaccCTTTAAGAAATGGGCACCATCAAGGGTAAAATAAACTTCCTGCTCTCtgagaagtgtgtgtttgtgtgttgaacTGAGCGTATGCAGTAAGAACAGGGAAACACTTACCTAGCATACGAATGTAGAGAGCCGTCTGGTCGGAGCTGTCGTAGGAGATGGCCCCCCGTCTCTGAAAccaaacatcagcagcagctgtttaacGTGGACACAGACGTAACGTTGCGATTACATCACAATGTTCTGCTACAGATTATTCATCCTGAACTGATGCGTCGCCCCTCCGTGAATCATGTTCGAAAACAGGCTTTATTGGTACAATTTCATGTTTACGCGGCACTTGGTAAGTTCTTGGTGGCGTAAcgctgcttctgtttgttctaATCTGCGTTCGTGCATTGCTGTTACACACTGATAAAACATGTTCCTGCTTCATATTACGACCTGATACGGCTCTGCTAATCAGTCATGTGAGAAACACGTGCGCTACGAGGAAACAAACGCACATACAACTGCacccataaacacacacacagagtgttTTACGTTGAAGAAATTATAATGGCTGAACCCAATCTGACCCCACCCAgaagttttctcttttatgtTTACTTCCCTTTAAAGCTGTACCAAAAAGCACTGCTGGAACCACGGGATGATTTAAGTGGAGATTAAATGAACCCAAACACTTCCCTTTTCTGACATCAGTACACCCAGAGTCATTTGAATGCACTGAAAGCGTATTTAAATTGAAGTCCAAGGAAATGACAACGAACGGATTCAACAGATATTGTCATTGCAATGTTTAACAACATGCAATGTGCAGCCCCAGACAATATCAATtacaataaacccacattttctcttctgtcagCACAGTCATCTAAACCCGGTGTGG includes the following:
- the mtfr1 gene encoding mitochondrial fission regulator 1 isoform X2, with protein sequence MSKAHVPIQMDLLFPYNEDAGVLIGTRKKTSLVASLADIAWIDRDEEDDDDYLGRPQSGIPPGFVFRAQRPHPRRKPLTRQRSLPSLHQGASDPQGASATNDEAIQKISALETELAKLRAQIAQIVLAQEKTAQSAATTGAPPPPPSGTLPPCPPPPPPPPLPPPGLQRTFSAIDLIKERRGRKTNGPIALDSKATEIPSMLEILKDINKVKLRSVKSRSVEDEAQAKSQGPADAAALIAEALKRKFAHRYRRGSGQEDKEDFQLPVPEVKPQTEAPLFGQHMLKQTGKRKFL
- the mtfr1 gene encoding mitochondrial fission regulator 1 isoform X1, yielding MSKAHVPIQMDLAFGSAKPYGSSRSIVRRIAANLPIKPCPRVHFQLFPYNEDAGVLIGTRKKTSLVASLADIAWIDRDEEDDDDYLGRPQSGIPPGFVFRAQRPHPRRKPLTRQRSLPSLHQGASDPQGASATNDEAIQKISALETELAKLRAQIAQIVLAQEKTAQSAATTGAPPPPPSGTLPPCPPPPPPPPLPPPGLQRTFSAIDLIKERRGRKTNGPIALDSKATEIPSMLEILKDINKVKLRSVKSRSVEDEAQAKSQGPADAAALIAEALKRKFAHRYRRGSGQEDKEDFQLPVPEVKPQTEAPLFGQHMLKQTGKRKFL